Genomic segment of Salvia hispanica cultivar TCC Black 2014 chromosome 2, UniMelb_Shisp_WGS_1.0, whole genome shotgun sequence:
TGcttggattttcttttttcattaatgcatgcaaagaaaaaaaaaaatacaattgcaaaaaaatatctcCCGCGAAAAGCCCCTTTTTCAGAATCCCACACATTCATATGAAATCGCAGCTCACTCGTATATTCACTCGAAAAACCCTAAACCCGAACCCCATTATCTCGGCTTTCTCAATTCCATCTGCAGTGATGTCGTCTTCGTCGCCGTCAACAGCCTCCGTCAAATTGGTGGCGGAGTACGCCAAGTCCGGTCGGTCCTCGTGCAAGAAATGCTCGAAATCCATCGCTGCCAGCGCGCTGCGGTTTGGTTTGGTGACCAAAGATCCCCGGGGATTCGACATGACCAAATGGCATCACCTGAATTGCGTTCCGTTCGGCGCTTCTGGTTTCGCCTCCTCCGTCGATGCAATCACCGGATTCTCCTCTCTCAAGGTCTGAATTTTTAATTCGTTTTCTCGAGACTCGAAATGCTGATTTGTAATTGTTTTgcttttgaatttgtttttatgtaAAAAGGTTGGGTTTACCAGATTCTTTAGCTGATTTAAGCATTTCAATTTGCAGGGCAGTGATCAGGAGGCTGTGAAGAAATTAGTAATTGAAGGGGCACAGGCTGTTGAGGTATTGATCTGCTCTCAAAGTCGCTGAAGCAAGTGTACTCTGGGAATGAACATAGATAAACAAAAATGTTTTAACTTTCTTTTTCTAACTATGTGTTTATGATATAATATTCGTTTTTATGCTCTTAGGTCAGTAAAGTTGATGAGGATGATGATGAACCAGATCAAGGAAAGTCGAAGAAGCCAAAGGTAGAGATATGTGCTATTTATCCGTTGTTGAATCAATTGAGGTTGGATTGAGGTTATATTCGAATTGAGAGAAATGGtcattctaattttttactatagTTTGCCCATGTCTAACGACACCTCAAGAATGAAGAATCGCGTTCTTTCTCTGGCTGATTATTTTTCGCCTATGTATTGTTTTTTGGTCATACGTGAATTTGTGAGATTATGTTTTCTTTGGTTTAAATAACATCAGGTCTTGGTATGCTTTAGTTCTGTCTCAACCTACTGTTATATTTCAGTTCAGCATCTAATTTTTTCtgttaatttttaagttttttagAAACTTTAGGCTCTAAATTGTATCGCCTTTCGCAACACTCTGTGAACCGTTCGAACTTCACAATTCACATCACATCAAGACTAATCATTTCTACTCTAATTGTTTAAATGTTCAATTATCATCAGATGCTCAATATGATTGAAAGTTTTGCTGTTCTTTTCCAACAGCTTTACTCTGACATGACATTACGAGgccaatatttttattgtgctTTTTTGCGTAAAAATTCTGTAGTTGCTGGAAGGGACAAAGCTCCAGCTGGAAATAGCCGTATCAGCTTCTGATTTCAAAGAGAAGTATAAGGTATGTGCCCTGATATCTTGCTGAAGCTTCAAATTGTATTGAGATTGAAGATTGGATACGTTGGTAAGTTTGAAGCTCCATTATTCTCTATCTCTTTAGGGCTTAGGCCCAATGTTTCCAATACAATATGTTCAAAACAGCTTAACCAGTAGTTCTTTGCTTCCAAGTTTAAGTTACATAGCATCAAGTTTTTGTTCGAACATAATTTGCTAAGTTTCTCAGAGTAATCTCTTAATTTCAGGATGCTACATTGTTGCCTAAATGGAAGGCATTTCAGACAGTCATATTTCTTGAAAGGGTGTGTATATTGACAGAACTTTATGTGTATCCAACATCATTTTCTACCTTTGGTTTAACACTGGCTAGGAAAGTATGAAAAGTCTGATATTTTCCTGTAATTTCCAACTTCATTAGGATGATGGTCTTCATGATTCAAGTAAAATTGCAGCctttgattttgatggttGTCTTGCAAAGACATCTGTGAAAAGGTATGATATGCAATTCTTGAAAGAAATTGATGATGGCGCTTGTTCTTTGGTATTGCATTATTCCTAGTCAACTGATCATATAGTGAAGTTCAATAAAGTTTGCCAGATACGTAAAATAAAGCAATTTCTTTACCTCAGCACCTTTTGATTTTCAGGATTGGGTTGAAATGGAATATCTTTGATCCATGcgttatgtattttttaataacatATGCTTTCTGGAGCTGAACCATGTGCCAAACTAATTTGTAACACTTTATCCTTTTATATTAGAGTAGGTGCAGATGCATGGTCCCTCATGTATCCTTCAATACCGGAGAAGCTCCAGAATCTGTATAATGATGGCTACAAGCTGGTCtgttcattttttgtttacaTTTACCGAGCCCATTTTGATTCATGCAACGCAAATTGATAGgatatggtaaaaaaaaacaggTCATATTTACCAATGAATCTAATATTGAGCGTTGGAAGAACAAGAGACAGGCTGCTGTAGATTCAAAAATTGGAAGACTTAATAGTTTCATTGAGCTTGTGAAGGTCCCCATTCAGGTTTGTTATATTGCTTACATAATCTTCATCATCAATTAGAATCTTCCatgtttttgtaaaaattgaatgatTCAATCACACTTCCACACAATCTATCTCCAATCTACCTCcatgcactcattttgaagaGAAATATGCTGCTTCAACACGAACCTTTTTGGTTTGAGCACAAAATCAGACTCTTTTCATTGgaaatttccattttccagCACTTTTTTGCGTCACTGATTGACTacttaaagaataaaaaaatcatacttaaTACTAGCTGTATGCAGGTTTTCATAGCTTGTGGAGTGAGTAGTGGTCAGCCTGAGGATCCCTTTCGGAAACCAAAACCTGGGATGTGGAAGATTATGGAGAAAGAGTTCAATTCTAATCTCCCGATTGACATGGAACAGTTATTTTCTTGCTCAGTATCTTGGCTTTGAAGTTCTCTTGTTTCATTCTTAAGGAACAAACTATAAAAACCATCCTTGAGATCTGTTTTAGAAATCTTAGCTAATTCTGTGAATCATATATAACCTCACACATCTGTTTCTGTCatacaaattacaattttatctGTCGAAGATAATGTTTGTAAGACAAATATAATCGTCTATGGGGTGTTTGCAATATCAAAGTAAAATAGGTTCTTTCACAAATAGGTCATTCCTTGAGGACTACTCTAGCAGTTTATGGTAGCATGAtggaaaaaatgtaaaattaccGCTGAGGTAAAAAATTTGTTAGCTAACCTGTCTATGTTTTCTCTAGGTCCTTTTATGTCGGTGATGCGGCTGGAAGAGCAGGAGATCACAGTGATGCTGACAAAAAATTTGCACAGGTTTATTTCTAAGCACTGTATTTCTTATTGAATATATCTCAAGCTTATGCTCTATGCTATTGAATACTCGTGTGCATTCAGTAGGCTATCATGTTTTCATTCTTACGATGGTGCATCAGCTTCATTAGGGAGTAGAAGACGACTTTTGGGGTGGAAAGTAACTTAATGAAAAGGGACTtggaattcaaaatatacactGTTTGTACAAAAAACATTAGGAACCATAGCAATAAATCATATGGTGTTTTCTTCGAGAAATTTCCTTTGAACTTGTTCTCACTTGTTGAGAAGAGTTTGTTTGCCTTCTATGGTAGCTCGTCCCTTAGTCATTTATTAGCATGATTTGCTTTGCTGACTATTtctctttaaattttcaatttggtAACTGCAGGCTGTTGgtctaaaattttatgttccTGAAGATTACTTCGTCACAGATTAGTATTTGGGTTCGAATACGCAACTTTGTTAGGGATGAATAGGTTTGGGTGTCTGCCTGGAGACGGAAGAGGAACGAAGCAGTGATTGGCGGAGTGGATGCGTAGAAGTTATCAGtttttgaagtaatattgatGCTTGGTCATTCAATTGTCTAGTTGTTTAGATACCCAGCTTTATTTAAACTGATTTAGGACTAGTAGATTATTCTGTTATTGTGAATTAGATGAATACAGTGgacccattttattttaattcctATGTTcagagtgtgtgtgtgtatgtgtgtgtgctgGTCCTGCTGGATATGGTAATGGTATAAGAAGAAATGAAGGGTCCCTACCTAAATGTGTATTTCTTGAAAGTTAATTTACTAACAAAATTGTCTTTTAAGTTGAAGGTAAGTGCAAATGGTAATATGACTATACAGTGCAGCCTAATTGGTAAGACGTTTTTTCTCCGTTGATCGGGTCCAAAAGATAATTCCAAACAGTGGCAAAGTATTGTTGGATAATCCCTATACAGCAATTTACAATCAACAAAATACCATTGTTTCTCACTACAATTTgtgcattttattattttttcatataaaacaataaaactaataatattgacagctctaaaatatatgtaaatattaatatcaaaattgatCATTCAATTCATTCAAATACTTACGATCTTTTTAATATCTTAATTGCGTCATAATGTTacataaaatgttaaaatccaTAATGTTATCCTTCATTCATTCACATAtctatacttttttttattgttcacTCGATCTTGATTCTTAATTGGAAGCTATTTTGATTGGTGGAAGGATATTGGACTTCTAgtcaaattaaatagatatacTATGGATTTTTATTCTAAGATTATTTTGAATAGTTCGCGTGGATGAAAATTTGTAGCCATACAATAGTATTGAGATAATTATTCTAAATCGGATGTCAACTCTAAGATATTATGTAATGCAGTTAATAAGTATAATAGTCATAATAATCAAAGCCAGTTTTTTGGTATCAgtaaatgaacataaatttaaaatctgtattacaataaaataaactcgAACTCAAGAACTTTGGCTTATATCACTTTATTACTAGACCAACGCACACACTCATCAAACCTCTTTTATTATCAGGGATGCTTTCTAAATTGATTAACAACGTGATCGGTTCGATTATAACATAATCGACTGATTAACGATTAATcatccctatttataataataaagtacTACTTATATAGCTAGCTAGATTTTACAAACACAGAAATGCATACTAAAACTACATATCATAAACTCAATGTTCAGTTGCATaaacaaaacttaaaataaagacaTTTAAATCGTGCatcaacaaaacatataaatgtAATGCTGTTAATTACTGATATTTCTAAGAAATATAAATCCCATCaaaattcttttgtttataacaaataaacagtactagtatataaaattgatgaattgcaGTATGCTTGTTCAATTCGGCTATAAGCTTAAAACTGCAATTATCTCTGAATTCTGAAATGGATCATTTTAGCCATatatcttctcttctttcacTTTCAAGATTGCTGCAAATTACAAATTCAACAATGTTAAACTTGTCACCAAATATGTTAATATATctattattgtctctcttatttaAAACCTTATTAATTAAGCCCACCTACCACTCTAGATAGATGGTCACTTGCACAAGCATACTACCTCcaagtactcctactatataagtaagaatatgtaattaatagtaatgaagaaaaataggcaacacaaacacacaatTGATAAATAGAAATGAGGACAGCTAATATCATATCTTAATTTGCCTAGTAATAATTGTTGCCATGCAGAAGCTGCTTAGATCTATATttgcaaattaaaatgagttcaatttttaaattgacaAAACCAATAGTTTAATCAAGAATGtccttcataatttaaatatgtattagGGAAACAATTAGTGAGCTAATTGAGGATGAATATGTTGATATAACATTGtcattcattggaaaataaactaCCTCATGATAAAATCATTATATTTACTCCAACTCTACGTAATTTTGAGTTGTAATTTCCTActtatgaaacaaaaatttaat
This window contains:
- the LOC125204660 gene encoding polynucleotide 3'-phosphatase ZDP, coding for MKSQLTRIFTRKTLNPNPIISAFSIPSAVMSSSSPSTASVKLVAEYAKSGRSSCKKCSKSIAASALRFGLVTKDPRGFDMTKWHHLNCVPFGASGFASSVDAITGFSSLKGSDQEAVKKLVIEGAQAVEVSKVDEDDDEPDQGKSKKPKLLEGTKLQLEIAVSASDFKEKYKDATLLPKWKAFQTVIFLERDDGLHDSSKIAAFDFDGCLAKTSVKRVGADAWSLMYPSIPEKLQNLYNDGYKLVIFTNESNIERWKNKRQAAVDSKIGRLNSFIELVKVPIQVFIACGVSSGQPEDPFRKPKPGMWKIMEKEFNSNLPIDMEQSFYVGDAAGRAGDHSDADKKFAQAVGLKFYVPEDYFVTD